CCTGGCTGGACAATTATCCAGTCAGAGGTCGCAAAAATTATCCATTACTCTTTGATCAGAATCTGCAACCCAAGAAAGTGTATTGGGAAGTAATCAAATTCTGATTCTCTGGCTATATACGCTTTGTTACCTGATTTACTATTACTTATTTATTGCTATCCAATGAAAGTCCTTTTGTTATCTACCAGATTCTGGCTGGCATTAACAAGTTTGTTTATAGGAAGTGCATCTGTTGCCTATTCTCAGAATCCCTATGTGACCACTCAAGCAGGAAAAGACCGTTTCCTGCTTTCTGCATCAGGAAAATCCACTTCTCTGCTGGTGAGTTCTCAAGACTATCCGGGTGTAATACGGGCAGCAAAAAACCTACAGGCTGATATAAAACTCGTCACACAAACCGAGCCTTCTTTCTTTACGGATAAAGTTACAAACCAAAAAACTATAGTCATTGCAGGCACACTTGGCAAAAGCCCATTGGTTGATCAGTTAGTACAATCCCATAAACTGGATGTATCTGCACTCACAGGAAAGTGGGAAATGTTTCAGACCCAGATTATCGACAATCCATTTCCTAATGTAACGCAGGCTCTGGTTATTGTAGGTAGCGACAAAAGAGGTACCATCTACGGCATCTATGATTTGTCTGCACAGATTGGTGTTTCTCCATGGTACTGGTGGGCAGATGTGCCTGTTGCTCAAAAAAAAGAATTGTATGTCTTACCGGGAGTGCACTCAGCAGGAGAGCCCAAAGTAAAATATAGAGGTATTTTTATCAACGACGAAGCACCTGCACTATCAGGTTGGGTAAAAGAAAAATTTGGAGACTTCAATCATGCCTTCTATGAGAAAGTATTCGAACTTATCCTGCGTCAAAAAGGCAATTACCTCTGGCCTGCTATGTGGGGACATGCCTTTTATGATGATGATCCACTCAATCCTAAGCTGGCAGATGAGTATGGAGTTGTGATAGGAACTTCTCACCACGAACCATTGATGCGAGCACACGATGAATGGAGAAGATACGGATCAGGCAAATGGAACTATCAAACCAATGACGCCAAACTAAAAGATTTCTGGAAGAGTAGCATCCAACGCATGGGAACCAATGAAAGCATTGTATCCATAGGAATGCGCGGTGATGGAGACGAACCTATGACAGAAGGAACTGCCATTGCATTACTGGAAAAAATTGTAGCCGATCAGCGACAAATTATACAAGATGTAACGGGTAAACAACCTGCTGCAACCCCACAGCTTTGGGCCTTATACAAAGAAGTACAGGATTACTATGACAAAGGAATGCGAGTACCTGATGATGTAACCTTGCTGCTTTGTGATGATAACTGGGGCAATATCCGTAAGTTACCTAAACTAACAGACAAACCACGATCAGGCGGCTATGGTATTTATTACCACTTTGATTATGTTGGTGGACCACGAAATTACAAATGGCTCAATACCAATCCTATTGCACGCGTATGGGAACAAATGCATCTGGCCTATCAATACAAAGCGAACCAGATATGGATTGTCAATGTGGGAGATATCAAACCAATGGAGTTTCCGATTTCATTCTTCCTGGATTATGCATGGAATCCGGATCAGTTGCCCGCAGAGCAGTTGGAACAGTATACACAAAGATGGGCAGAGAAGCAGTTCGGTTCTAAATACGCACGAGAAATCGCATCAATACTGGACAGATATACAAGATACAATGGTCGACGCAAACCGGAACTTCTATCTCCTGCTACCTATAGTCTGACACATTACCATGAAGCAGAAAATGTAGTAACGGCCTATAATTCCCTTGCGGCTGAGGCTGAGAAAATTTACAATTCTCTTCCTACCCCATACAAAGATGCCTATTATCAGTTGGTACTGCACCCTGTAAAAGCCTGTGCGAATCTGAATGATTTGTATGTAACTGTTGCTCAAAATCATCTGTATGCATCTCAGGGTAGAGCTATAACTAATAAGTTAGCAGATCAGGCCAAAGAGTTGTTTACCAAAGATGCCGAAATCTCGGCCTACTACAACAAAACACTGGCTGGTGGCAAATGGAGCCACATGATGGACCAAACACATATTGGTTATACGTACTGGCAGCAGCCACCCAGAGATTCTATGCCAGCTGTGAAAACAATAGAACTACCTGTTAAATCTGAAATAGGTATAGCCATAGATGGATCAGATTCATGGTGGCCTCAGGCAAAGGAAGAAGCTGTTTTACCGACCTATTCCCAAAATAGTTCTTTGGTACCTTATATAGATGTATTTAACAGAGGTCAGTCAGCCTTTATGTATAGCGTAAGCTCGCCTGTGTCCTGGTTATCCTTTTCATCTGCTAAAGGAACAATAACGGATCAACAACGAATAAACCTACAAGTCAATTGGTCCAAAGTACCAGCAGGGCTACAACGAATTCCTATCACCGTCACAGGTCCTGCTAATAGCAAAGTTGTTGTGCAAGCTGTAATTGATAATACTCCTAAGGTTGGCAAAGGTTTTTCAGATAGTAATGGGTATATTTCTATAGAGGCAGAACATTACAGCAAAGCAGTAGGCACTGATATTACCTGGAAAAAAATTCCAACTCTTGGACGTACCTTATCAGGAGTCACTCCATTTCCGGTTACAGCTTCCAGTCAGTCGCCAGAAGCAAATAGCCCTCATTTGGAGTATACGGTACAAACAAAGTCAGCTGGAGAAGTAAAAATACACGCCTATCTGTCTCCGACCTTAAACTTTACTGCTGGTCAGGGACTTCGCTATGCCATCTCAATAGATGATGAAACACCACAAATACTAAACATACATATGGGTGAAACCAATCATAAATGGGAACAATGGGTAGCTAACAATATTAACATTCAGGTTTCTAGCCATCAACTCACGAAACCTGGCGAACATGTGATCAAATTCTGGATGGTAGACCCAGGCATAGTATTGCAAAAGCTGGTTGTCGATACAGGAGGGTTACAATCCAGTTACCTAGGCCCTCCCGAAAGCTCACTACCTCTCAAATTTTAGAGAAAGTAAGAAAAAAAAGCCACAAAGAGAATAGTGATAACTTCAATCGTGTGTGGCCGTGTAGGTACGTAGGGAATCTTTTCCCGCGAGGTTGGCCTCTGGCCTTGTGGGCAGGAGGATCGGAGAAAAGTGCCCTTTTTTGCTCACGCACAAATCTGGCTCACCAAATTCTCATTTGGTGCCCTGTTTTTTGGGCAAGCAAAAAATGAAGGAGCTACAAGAAGAGTAATGTAAGGGACTATAAACAAATTCAGGTAAGAGATTTGTCAAAAGAAACCAGCACTACACTATTTTAAAAAGTATAGTTGTTGGTTATAAGACCCCCTTCCAAAGTTTAACGTATATATTAATTCTTCGTTAGATCTTTATTTGCAGAATCTTTGGGTTCAGGAGCTGCTTTCTTGGAAGAATCTTTATCTGTAGAGTCCTTGTCTACCGAATCTTTCTTCTCTTTCACAGTTGGACGAGATCCCTTTTTCTGCAATGACTTTGCCTTCTTCCTAATCTCTTTTACCTTATTTATATTCACTGTTGTAATGGATGAGAATAAACCTGACTTGAGAGATTGCCACAGGTAAGTTACAAAGCTGTCATCTCTTTCTCGCTGGTAAAAAATAGTTCCTACTCTGGCAGGCTTCTCTTCTTTCGAAGTATTATCTGCCTTGATAGCAATATTTCCCAACAGAGTCAGTAATTGATGTGTTTTGTGCTTTTCCGGGTCAATTACTTCTATTTTCAGATCTCTGTACAATGCCTTGACAGAACCTCTTGCGATACCACGACGAATATGAGAGGAAAAGGTGACCTCATTCACCAATCCATCTGTCAACCGGATGTTTTCATTTGGAAAACTAATCAGATTAAAGGCAGTAGCACTCATTCGGTCCAGATGTCCACGATAAGCACAATTAAATTGTTTGGAGAGCAGATTCATACTAACATTCAGTGTCAGTAATCCCCCTTGCATCAGCATCGTTGTTGCATGAATCTTTACTGGATTCCGGTCTGTCATCCGTTTGGGATCATTGCTCAGATTGGTAATCCGGATATTCGATTTTTCGAACATTACCTTTCCTGGTTTGGGTGCGTTTAATACTTGTTCAGCGTAGGTGATGGAAGCACCTGAAATAAACGTTGAATCAATCTGTACCTGAAAATTAATATTACGTATAGCTTCATTAGGCATTAAAGGATGATGATTTGGTTTAGGAGGCATTCGTTTATCTCGGTATATATTCACTACCGGATTATTAATCCGAACACTTTGTGCAATTAACTTTTTATCCAGGGCCTGTCTCAACTCTACGCCTTTGCATTCTATTTTAGGTACAGTAATGATAAATCGGTCATTCTGCACTTTCTTACGCCGAACAAATTCTTTGTCAGATACTGTAGGTTGCAACTTCATATTCTCAATAGCCAGTGAGTGGTCTTCTTTTAAGTCTACCTTCTCTACTTTCAACGCATACAGATTATCAGCACCTACAAACTGGTAATTTTCCAGCGAAGCTTCTATTTTATCAAGAAATGGAAAAGATCGTTGTTGCTTTGTGGCGGAATCAAGACGTATATTGTGTAGTGCAATGCGAATGTGTTCAGCTGATTGTGTTGATTTTCCTTTAGATGCTACCACTGTATGTTTCAGTTTGCCATCCTTTACGATAATCTCGTCAATCTGGATCTCATTTTTCAGTCCATTTAGCAAATCTTCCACTGATTTTTTCTGTTCTGTAGAATCTACCTGCTTTATATCATCTGGTTTTGTTTGTGTAATTGTAATATCCGGTGAATTAATATAGATGCCTTTAAGCTCAATCTTCTTATCGGCCAGATATGTCCTCCACTTCACGTTATGCAACTGCACAGCGTTTGCCTCTATACCTATACGTGTACTCTTCCTGGAACTATCACCCTTAGCATAGGCAGCGAGTTTTCCAGGTTGCAGACTTACATTATGAAAAACAATGTTGCTTGTAATAAAGTTAATACTTATCCAGTTGATCTTAAGCTTATACCGACCTTTGGTTGCTTCAGAGACTTGTGCTTCCAGCTTCTTACGGATAGTAGGTGCTAATCCCACATTAAGCCATATAAAAATTCCCACAATCACAACGGCAATAATGCCGCCTACCCATTTCAGAACTTTTCCGGTTCGGCTGGATGAAAATCTTACCAAAGACGTTTTCATAAGGTGTGTCTATAACAGATGAATAGTGTATAAGTTATCTCGCCAAGCATTACTTTATAATAAGGAGGGATGGACTGTAGATTAACTATAAAAAACTATTCCCCACCTTTGCAATACCTAAGCTAAAGTTTATCCAATAACTGAGTTACCAAAAATTTCCAGAAAATAACACCTTTTTTTGTCCTCCTGACCACCCTTTCCTGTCCTTCTGAAAGAAACTTTTGACAAATAGAGTTGTGTTTACTTTCTGAGAGAAAAAACACACTCCACTCGGAAAGGCCGCCGGTCTTGCCACAAGATCCTTACAGGAGGACAGGAAGGGGGAGATATTCCTTTCAGGTAGCTATCCTTTCAGAAGGGTATAAGAAGTGGTTTTCTTTATTCACAGGCCACATTTCCGGAGAATTCATAGAACAAAAGAATAATTCGCCTTTGGTCATATGAATAGGCATTGTTGGATGTGTTCTATTTTCGGCAAACAAAAAATGAAGAAGCAGAAAAAAGAGGAACAAAAACGTCAAAAACGAAACTAAAAACCAACGCCTACACTCTTTCAAAATGTAGACGTTGGCTGTAAGATTCATATCCAAAAGATCAGTCTTTCATTCCATCTAGCTTACGGATATTGTTTAATAAAATCTGTAAGCAACCCAAACGTTTCCGGAAACTTAGCCAAAGGCAATGTTTCTGCTCGATCATAAATATCATGGTAAAACTTGGGATTACCCAGTGTATAGAAAAAACAGGCCTTTACACCCTTGCGTGCAAAGAAAAAATGATCAGAGTTGGGAGCATTATCCCGCTTCTGTAATTTGGTAAAGTAATGCTTCTCTTCATTGATCTTATTGAACAAGCCGAACTCTTGTTCCAGACGTAATCCGTTTACCATCATAATCCCCTCATCTCCAGCTCCCATCAGATCCAGGTTAATCAGAAAATGAATCTGATTCAGGGGAAATAAGGGATGGTCTGTATAATACTTAGAACCTAACAGACCCGCTTCTTCTGCTGCAAAGGCAATAAAAGCAATGGAGTATTCAGGCTGATTTTCAGGCTTTGCATAATACTGAGCCAGTTCCAGCAAAAGTGTTACACCCGATGCATTATCGTTGGCTCCCGGAAAGTAGACATCTTTGCCCAACTGCCCTAAGTGATCATAGTGAGCCGTGATCACAACAAATTCTTCCGGATGGGCTTTCCCTTCCACAAAACCAACCACATTCTGCGTCTGATAATTCTTAATAAGCTTCGCGTCTACTCTAAACTTGATTTTCTGAGCAGCCGTATCCCAGTCTTTACGAACTATCTCAAAAGTGGGATGACTCAAAGCGGCAGTTGATACAGTGGCAGTCAGCTTTTCTTTCTGCAGTTCAATCAAAGCTTTAGCTGTATGCAGCTTCTCCAATAGATCCGGATTATCTGTAAACTTTCCATAATCAGCAGAAAGGTAAACGATAGCCTTACGTGACAGATTTTGTTTGAGAAAGGCGGACTGAACTATAGTATCCGTAAATAAACGAGGAGGTAATTGCATGATCCGGGCACTTCCCTTTCCTTTTTGGGAAATAGGATTTACCAGAAAGTCTTTTCCGGGTGCAAGATCTGTCTTATTGATCTTCAATGACACCTTTCCTGGATAGGTATTCACATCCAGTGTAAAGGGCTGAAAGTAAGAGTTTCCAAATGGCTTTAATCCCATATCTGAAAACCGGCTTTTCAGAAAATCAGCAGCAATCCGATCCCCTTGATTCACATATCCTCGTCCGTGAAATTCAGGAGAGGTAAGCGTTTTCAAAGTAGCCCGGGCGCGGGTCATATCCTGCCCTGCTGCTGTGAGGGCAATAAAAAGAAACAGCCCTGTTATCGAGGGCCGTTTCTGAAGCAATAGGTTCTTTAGAGCAAAAAGCTGCATGGTTCATTGAAATAAACAACCAAAGAAACAGATATTAACCTACCAATGCACTGTATGCATCTGCAGACAGAAGTCCATCCAGTTGGGATGCCTCAGAAATAGAGATCTTCACCATCCATCCTTTTCCATAAGGATCAGAATTTACCAACTCAGGCGCAGTGTTCAGATCTGCGTTAAACTCCAGTACAGTACCAGACACCGGAAGATACAGATCAGATACAGTTTTTACAGCCTCTACAGTACCAAATATCTCATCTTTAGCTACTTCCTGTCCTACTGTATTGATATCTACATAGACAATGTCGCCAAGCTCACGCTGTGCAAATTCTGTAATTCCTACATAGGCAACATCGCCTTCAATGCGTATCCATTCGTGTTCTTTGGTGTACTTCAATTCACTTGGAAAGTTCATAAATAAGGTTCAAGGTTAAAAGTTAAAATAGAAATGTGAGGAAATCGTATCGGATTTCAAACAGACGGTTTGATAAAAATTTATAGTTATGTCCGAAAGTCCAATATCTTCTACATAAATTTACACAACAAGATAAAACCTTATACGTTGTGACATAAGCCGGATTACCTTTCGGGTAGTTTTTCTGTATTAATGATATCTGCTTTTGTGGCGGTAAAGATAAACAGAAAAACAAAACAACAGAACGTTTAAGTAAGTTTGGTTGTTAATGACAACTTCTAGCCAAGGTAAAATTTAACTTAAAGATCAAAATGGACAAAAGAAAAATCACAAAACTATTACAAAAAATCGCAGAGCTGTCGGGGCAAAAAGTCACGCCCATGCAACTTAGCGGAAACGATCATCAGCTTGATAGAGAATATACAATTAAAGACATTCATAAATTTATTGATGAGCTCACCTATAAAGGACAAAAAGCAGGCCTTACATTCTTACAAAATCATTTACGCCCTGAAGAAGTAGCCTCTTTTTTAGAAAATATAACCTTTCCTGTTATCTTTTTCCAACAGGTTAGTCCTGACAAAATAGAACCATTGCTTATCTATAGAGATAAAAATGATGATCTGGTTGGAGAATATCCCGATTCGGAAACTGTATTTAAAGAATCTCAGATACGTGATCTAAGCCGGCAATTCCTGACTCAACAACAGGCAACGGATCCCCGACAAAATGGACACGTCATCTTTGTAACTTCATTTCCGGTTCACTATCTCGCCGACCAGCCAACAGGAGATGAAAATAAAGAAACTATTGCACCTCCTACTCCACTCAAAAGGCTACTCAACTTATTAGGCTCCGAACGAAAAGATATCTCCTATATATATGTCTATGCTATTGTAGTAGGTCTGATTAGTCTGGTGCTTCCTTTAGGGATTCAGGCAATGATCCGACTTATATCCGGTGGGATGATCTTTAGTTCAGTAGTTGTAATTATTACTGTTGTTATCATTGGATTATTGGCATCTGGAGGCTTACAGATCATGCAAATCTCCCTGGTTGAGATCTTGCAGCAACGTATTTTTGCCAAAGCTGCATTCGAATTTACATACCGTGTTCCCAAAATCCGGTTGGATGCTTTATCCAAATATTATCCTCCGGAATTAATGAACCGTTTCTTTGATGTGATCAATGTGCAGAAGTCTTTACCCAAGCTATTGGTGGATCTGACAGGAGCGGTACTTCAGATTTTGTTTGGATTAATCCTGTTGTCTTTCTACCATCCTTTCTTCCTTGCATTCAGCGTATTACTGGTAGGTATCATTGCCTTAATCTTTAAAATAACAGGCCCAAATGGTTTGAAAACCAGCCTGACTGAATCAAAATATAAATATAAGATTGTATACTGGCTTGAAGAGATTGCCCGCACTGTCAACAGTTTCCGTCTGGCAGGCGATACTAATCTGCATATGCAAAAGATGGACGACTATGTAAGTAACTATCTTTACTATCGGAAAAGTCATTTCAGTGTGTTACGTACCCAATTAATCTATATTGTTATTTTTAAGGTACTGATCATTGGTGGTTTACTTATTCTGGGAACCCTGCTGGTGGTAGACCGCCAGATTACACTGGGTCAGTTTGTAGCCTCTGAGATTGTAATAGTACTGGTAGTGGCTGCGGTAGAAAAGATTATTGTCAACATGGACACTGTCTATGATTTGCTTACAGCTGTAGAGAAAATAGGTACAGTAACCGATATGCCACTGGAAAATGAAAGAGGAGCACCCCTTGAATTAAATACAAACAGCCAGGGCATGGAAGTAGCCATCAAAGATCTCCGGTATCAGTATGCAATGGGCGACAAAGCATTGGAAGGTGTTAGCTTCACGATCAAAGCTGGTGAAAAAGTAGCGATTGCAGGGATGCATGCAGCAGGCAAACACACATTAGCTAAGTTACTGGCAGGTGTTATGACTGATTACACAGGTAGCATTACCTACAATCAGATTTCCTTGCGGGATATTCATCCGAGTTCCCTGCGACCTATTGTATCCAACTATTTGTTTGAAGATGCAGTTTTTTCTGGTTCTATTCTTGAGAATGTAGCAATGAATCGTCCAGGTATCAGCTATGAAGATGTCCGCTGGGCACTGACTAATGTCGGTCTGCAACATTATATGAACAAATTACCGGAAGGTCTCTATACGCATATTGGTGCAGATGGACAACATCCTTCAGAAGGGGTTACACATAAAATACTCTTTGCCAGAGCCATTGTTTCCAAACCCAAACTACTGGTAGTAAAGGATACTCTACCTGAAATGTGTCGTACAGACCGTACTCAACTGATTCAGTTTATGACCAGTCGCGAAATGCCATGGACGCTGGTTGTAGTAAGTAATGATGCTATGCTGCTGTCACAATGTGATAAGGTTCTTGTTTTTGATGACGGGCATCTGGTTACCCAGGGTTCGTATCAGCAAGTGAAGGATCATCCTGTATTGCGGGAAGCCATTTTGCAGGATTAAGTCCAGTTTTGTTCTCACGCAATCTGTTTTGCATCATTTTTGATAGGTGATGCAAAACACTTTCCAGGACGAGGTAAAAACATTGACCTCGTAAATGAAGTTAAACAGATAATGAACAAAAATCTGATCTTTTCTAAGGGATCCGGGTGAGAGGACTATAACCGCTCACCAACTCTCGTTTAGAAGGATTAAACCTTAGTTTATTTTACACATTCAAGTATAAACCGCCTCAGTATGTTACATATATCAAATAACAATATAGATTCTCATGAAATCGAAAAGAAGGTCTATGCCCTGCAGACCTTAGGGACACCCCGATCTGGCAGGGTAATAGCCTATTGGTTAATAGGAATATTCGTTTTCTTTTTCTTATGCCTTTTCCTGCCCTGGCAACAGAATGTTCAGGGATATGGGTATGTTACAGCGTTTGCCCCAAAAGATCGTCCACAAACAATTCCCTCTGTTATTGCCGGACGAATTGAAAAATGGTATGTACAGGAAGGCCAGAAAGTAAGTGCCGGAGATACCATCCTGGTTATTTCAGAGGTAAAAGATGAATACTTTGACCCACAACTACCTGAGCGTCTACAGGAACAGATTAAAGCCAAAAATGAAGGGATTGCAGCTACTCAGACTAAAATTAATGCACTGGAAGATAATATTGAAGCCTTACAAAACGGTTTGAAATTTAAACTACAACAAGCGGCCAACAAATTGCAACAAGCTCGCTTTAAATTGCAGATGGACAGTGCCGATTATGAAGCAGAGAAAATAAATATGCAAATTGCCCGCCGCCAATTTCAGGCAGGTGAAAATATGTACAATGGCCAGTTAATCTCTCTGGTAGACTTTGAAAAACGAAAAGCCAAACTCCAAGAAACCCAGGCCAAACTGATTGCTTATCAGAATAAAGTAGATGTAGCCCGCAATGAGAT
This genomic stretch from Xanthocytophaga agilis harbors:
- the gcvH gene encoding glycine cleavage system protein GcvH translates to MNFPSELKYTKEHEWIRIEGDVAYVGITEFAQRELGDIVYVDINTVGQEVAKDEIFGTVEAVKTVSDLYLPVSGTVLEFNADLNTAPELVNSDPYGKGWMVKISISEASQLDGLLSADAYSALVG
- a CDS encoding M28 family metallopeptidase, encoding MQLFALKNLLLQKRPSITGLFLFIALTAAGQDMTRARATLKTLTSPEFHGRGYVNQGDRIAADFLKSRFSDMGLKPFGNSYFQPFTLDVNTYPGKVSLKINKTDLAPGKDFLVNPISQKGKGSARIMQLPPRLFTDTIVQSAFLKQNLSRKAIVYLSADYGKFTDNPDLLEKLHTAKALIELQKEKLTATVSTAALSHPTFEIVRKDWDTAAQKIKFRVDAKLIKNYQTQNVVGFVEGKAHPEEFVVITAHYDHLGQLGKDVYFPGANDNASGVTLLLELAQYYAKPENQPEYSIAFIAFAAEEAGLLGSKYYTDHPLFPLNQIHFLINLDLMGAGDEGIMMVNGLRLEQEFGLFNKINEEKHYFTKLQKRDNAPNSDHFFFARKGVKACFFYTLGNPKFYHDIYDRAETLPLAKFPETFGLLTDFIKQYP
- a CDS encoding HlyD family secretion protein — encoded protein: MLHISNNNIDSHEIEKKVYALQTLGTPRSGRVIAYWLIGIFVFFFLCLFLPWQQNVQGYGYVTAFAPKDRPQTIPSVIAGRIEKWYVQEGQKVSAGDTILVISEVKDEYFDPQLPERLQEQIKAKNEGIAATQTKINALEDNIEALQNGLKFKLQQAANKLQQARFKLQMDSADYEAEKINMQIARRQFQAGENMYNGQLISLVDFEKRKAKLQETQAKLIAYQNKVDVARNEIINAQIELSSIRADYAKEISKAQSDKSSAVSYLADAQGELSKQQNKYSSVQVRIKNRAVIAPQDGYVVKALKAGVGETLKEGDPVATIQPAKPAKAVELYVKAMDVPLLEKGRMVRLEFDGWPALQFSGWPSVSVGTFPGRVAVIDYVNSKDGKYRILVTPDNEEEEWPEQLRLGSGVSGFVMLNDVPVWYEIWRQLNGFPPSLQSPTAGAEDSVDKKKEGEKDAKK
- a CDS encoding glycosyl hydrolase 115 family protein, translating into MKVLLLSTRFWLALTSLFIGSASVAYSQNPYVTTQAGKDRFLLSASGKSTSLLVSSQDYPGVIRAAKNLQADIKLVTQTEPSFFTDKVTNQKTIVIAGTLGKSPLVDQLVQSHKLDVSALTGKWEMFQTQIIDNPFPNVTQALVIVGSDKRGTIYGIYDLSAQIGVSPWYWWADVPVAQKKELYVLPGVHSAGEPKVKYRGIFINDEAPALSGWVKEKFGDFNHAFYEKVFELILRQKGNYLWPAMWGHAFYDDDPLNPKLADEYGVVIGTSHHEPLMRAHDEWRRYGSGKWNYQTNDAKLKDFWKSSIQRMGTNESIVSIGMRGDGDEPMTEGTAIALLEKIVADQRQIIQDVTGKQPAATPQLWALYKEVQDYYDKGMRVPDDVTLLLCDDNWGNIRKLPKLTDKPRSGGYGIYYHFDYVGGPRNYKWLNTNPIARVWEQMHLAYQYKANQIWIVNVGDIKPMEFPISFFLDYAWNPDQLPAEQLEQYTQRWAEKQFGSKYAREIASILDRYTRYNGRRKPELLSPATYSLTHYHEAENVVTAYNSLAAEAEKIYNSLPTPYKDAYYQLVLHPVKACANLNDLYVTVAQNHLYASQGRAITNKLADQAKELFTKDAEISAYYNKTLAGGKWSHMMDQTHIGYTYWQQPPRDSMPAVKTIELPVKSEIGIAIDGSDSWWPQAKEEAVLPTYSQNSSLVPYIDVFNRGQSAFMYSVSSPVSWLSFSSAKGTITDQQRINLQVNWSKVPAGLQRIPITVTGPANSKVVVQAVIDNTPKVGKGFSDSNGYISIEAEHYSKAVGTDITWKKIPTLGRTLSGVTPFPVTASSQSPEANSPHLEYTVQTKSAGEVKIHAYLSPTLNFTAGQGLRYAISIDDETPQILNIHMGETNHKWEQWVANNINIQVSSHQLTKPGEHVIKFWMVDPGIVLQKLVVDTGGLQSSYLGPPESSLPLKF
- a CDS encoding peptidase domain-containing ABC transporter translates to MDKRKITKLLQKIAELSGQKVTPMQLSGNDHQLDREYTIKDIHKFIDELTYKGQKAGLTFLQNHLRPEEVASFLENITFPVIFFQQVSPDKIEPLLIYRDKNDDLVGEYPDSETVFKESQIRDLSRQFLTQQQATDPRQNGHVIFVTSFPVHYLADQPTGDENKETIAPPTPLKRLLNLLGSERKDISYIYVYAIVVGLISLVLPLGIQAMIRLISGGMIFSSVVVIITVVIIGLLASGGLQIMQISLVEILQQRIFAKAAFEFTYRVPKIRLDALSKYYPPELMNRFFDVINVQKSLPKLLVDLTGAVLQILFGLILLSFYHPFFLAFSVLLVGIIALIFKITGPNGLKTSLTESKYKYKIVYWLEEIARTVNSFRLAGDTNLHMQKMDDYVSNYLYYRKSHFSVLRTQLIYIVIFKVLIIGGLLILGTLLVVDRQITLGQFVASEIVIVLVVAAVEKIIVNMDTVYDLLTAVEKIGTVTDMPLENERGAPLELNTNSQGMEVAIKDLRYQYAMGDKALEGVSFTIKAGEKVAIAGMHAAGKHTLAKLLAGVMTDYTGSITYNQISLRDIHPSSLRPIVSNYLFEDAVFSGSILENVAMNRPGISYEDVRWALTNVGLQHYMNKLPEGLYTHIGADGQHPSEGVTHKILFARAIVSKPKLLVVKDTLPEMCRTDRTQLIQFMTSREMPWTLVVVSNDAMLLSQCDKVLVFDDGHLVTQGSYQQVKDHPVLREAILQD